The nucleotide sequence ACTTTGAACCGTGCTTCCTGCGCCAACACATCATTCTTGATCTTACTTTGAACCTGTGAATAATAAATGAGTGCTTCATTGAATTTTTCAGAAAAGACAAGAATATCTGCCAACTCCATTTTTACTCTCGCTTCCTGATATACAGACAATCTCGTTCCGGACAGCTCCTTTAGGTTTTGTATGGCGGTGTCGGGTTTACCTGCAAGAAAAGCCAGAAAATGATTGTAGTCGATCTGTAAGCGATATGTGCTTTCGCCCATTCCGTAAGTTTCTAAAAGTGTGAGAAACTGTTTTTCGATCTTCGGATAATCTTCCTTTACGGCTGTAGCTAACTCGATCTTCATCATATATTGATGACTTTGCAATCTGGCCTCGGGGCTGGGCGCATTTTCAATGGCAAAATTGACGATGTCCCGCGCAATTTCATAATCTTGTTCCGCGATGGCGATCAGTGCCAGATCGATAATTCCCGTGAGATCATCTTCAGTTCTCTTAAATATCGCTTTTTGTTGTGCAAATGCTTTTTTAAATTCTTTTTGCTGAATAAACAACCAACTCAACAATTCGTTATACAGGACATCGGGGTTCTTCTGAAGCTCCCGCAATAGTGTTTTCCGAAGAATTTCATTAGCCTCGTTGGCAGGGTCATCGTTAACGAACATGCTGAAATTACGCTGAGCCACAGATCTGTAGGCAGCATTGCTCTGCATTAGCTCGAGATATTTGGTAAACATCTTTTCCAACTTACCCTGTTCGCCGTAAATTCGGGCCAGATGAGCATTGAATTCTTTGGTCGAATCTAACGTCATAGCGCGTTCATAGACTTCAACGGCTTCGTTGAGTAAACTGTAATTTTCGAACGACCGCCCAATATTATAAGCGTATGCCGGATTCTCATCGATATATCGAATGGCTTTATCATAACTTTCGGTAGCCAGCGAATCCTTGTTCTGAAGTGAATAATTATGTCCTAATTCCACATATAACTGAGGGATTGCTCTGGGGGAATTAAGTTTTTCTAACAGCAAGTGTTCTGCTGCCTGGAAGTTCTCCAGTTGCTGATTGCATTCTACTACAGCCAAGAAATAATCCAGCCGTCCGGGATTTTTCTCCAGAAGTTTTTCGTAGATCGTTAAAGCTTTTACAAACTCACCCTGCTCAAAATAGTTCTTTGCCAAAAGATCATTTTGAGAAACAGCCTGTGCCGTTGTAAAAAAGAAAACAATAATTAAAAGTAAACGCATCGGGTAAATATAACGATTTGATTCAGCTTACCGTATATCAAAAATGAAGCCGCGATCAAAAACCAGGATCACACCGGTTTAAGAGTGACTAACTGAATTTCGATCTTAGCCTATACGGTCGAATCCGCAATACGGAACGAGCACTTCAGGAATAACGATTCCGTCTATCGTCTGATAGTTTTCAAGTATCCCTGCCAAAACACGTGGGAGTGCTAAGGCGCTTCCGTTTAAGGTGTGAGTCAGCTTATTCTTCCCATCACTATCTTTAAATCTCAGTTTTAAACGGTTGGCCTGAAAGGTTTCGAAATTCGATACCGATGAGATCTCCAGCCAGCGATCCTGAGCGGTTGAGAAAACTTCAAAATCGTAAGTCAGTGCCGATGTAAACCCAAGATCCCCTCCACACAATCGCAGAATTCTATACGGCAACTTTAGATCCCGAAGAATATCCTTAACATGTTCAACCATTCCGTCTAAGGCAGCATAACTGTTATCCGGATGTTCAATTCGTACAATTTCAACCTTGTCAAACTGATGCAGACGGTTTAATCCGCGAACATGAGCACCGTAACTTCCGGCCTCTCTTCTAAAACAAGGGGTATAGCCCGTGCAGCAAATGGGCAGTTCACTGTGGTTTAACAGATCACCCCGAAACATATTGGTTACCGGAACCTCTGCGGTGGGAATAAGATAAAGGTCGTCTCCCGTTACATGATACATCTGTCCTTCCTTATCGGGTAATTGCCCGGTACCATAACCGGAAAGCTCATTGACCAGATGCGGCACCTGAAATTCGGTATAACCTGCCTCAGTGTTTTTATCCAGAAAATAACTAATAAGCGCACGTTGTAATCTTGCACCTTTACCTTTGTAAACCGGAAAACCGGCTCCTGTGATCTTTACCCCCAATTCAAAATCGATGAGGTCGTATTTTTTAGCCAGCTCCCAATGGGGAAGTGCGTCGGGATCCAACTCCGGAATTTCTCCTTCACTAAAAACCTCTTCGTTGTCGTTTTCGTCGGTACCTGCGGGAACCAATTCATTGGGGATGTTTGGGACCGTATATAATAGTTCCTGAAGTCTTTCCGCAGCACCGTTGAGTTGCTCTTGAAGTTCTTTTGACGCCTCCTTTAACTGCGTCGTTTTTTCCTTCAGCAGATTCGCTTTCTGCTGTTCACCACTCTGAAATAGCTTACCGATCTCTTTAGAAAAAGTGTTGGATTGCGCTAAAACTTCGTCGAGTTT is from Constantimarinum furrinae and encodes:
- the serS gene encoding serine--tRNA ligase: MLQVHEIRENKEAYLKALSKRGINAEAVLEDILKADEERRGSQAKLDEVLAQSNTFSKEIGKLFQSGEQQKANLLKEKTTQLKEASKELQEQLNGAAERLQELLYTVPNIPNELVPAGTDENDNEEVFSEGEIPELDPDALPHWELAKKYDLIDFELGVKITGAGFPVYKGKGARLQRALISYFLDKNTEAGYTEFQVPHLVNELSGYGTGQLPDKEGQMYHVTGDDLYLIPTAEVPVTNMFRGDLLNHSELPICCTGYTPCFRREAGSYGAHVRGLNRLHQFDKVEIVRIEHPDNSYAALDGMVEHVKDILRDLKLPYRILRLCGGDLGFTSALTYDFEVFSTAQDRWLEISSVSNFETFQANRLKLRFKDSDGKNKLTHTLNGSALALPRVLAGILENYQTIDGIVIPEVLVPYCGFDRIG
- a CDS encoding tetratricopeptide repeat protein yields the protein MRLLLIIVFFFTTAQAVSQNDLLAKNYFEQGEFVKALTIYEKLLEKNPGRLDYFLAVVECNQQLENFQAAEHLLLEKLNSPRAIPQLYVELGHNYSLQNKDSLATESYDKAIRYIDENPAYAYNIGRSFENYSLLNEAVEVYERAMTLDSTKEFNAHLARIYGEQGKLEKMFTKYLELMQSNAAYRSVAQRNFSMFVNDDPANEANEILRKTLLRELQKNPDVLYNELLSWLFIQQKEFKKAFAQQKAIFKRTEDDLTGIIDLALIAIAEQDYEIARDIVNFAIENAPSPEARLQSHQYMMKIELATAVKEDYPKIEKQFLTLLETYGMGESTYRLQIDYNHFLAFLAGKPDTAIQNLKELSGTRLSVYQEARVKMELADILVFSEKFNEALIYYSQVQSKIKNDVLAQEARFKVAETSYFKGDFEWAQVQLDVLRKSASQLIANDAMQLSLMIRDNSLEDSTQTALKKYAKADLLALQKKEPEAITVLDDILNNHKGEKIEDEALLKQGELFEITGQFEKAEANYLKLIEFYKDDILADDAHFRLAKLYEEKLQQPQKAKEFYEQIIFNYADSIYFVEARKKFRSLRGDAVN